The genomic interval CATGTGTGGGGCACTGGGCGGGGTAAGACCACCTCACAGGTGATTCGGCACGCCACCGAGGCGCCGGGGGCGTTCCTGATGACGACGAACAAGGTGGATGGGGTGGCCGAGGTCCTGGCGGCCCGAACCACTACGGGGAGCACCGTGTGGCTGTTCGACCCCCAGCGCATTTGGCGCGACAGCGCCCGTCCGGCGATGATTTTCAACCTGTTGGCCACGGTCACCGATACGGTCTCGGCCGGGGAGGTCGCCTCAATCTTCGAGACCGCCTCGGCCTCCGGCTCGGCCGGCGGGAAGGGTGATCCGCAGTTCGACTCCCAGGGCCGCGATTACCTCTCCTGGTGCCTGCTGGGGGCGTCCAAGAGCGGCAAAACGCTCTCGGACGTGCTGGCCTGGGTGTCCTCCGCGAATTTCCTGGAACCGGCCCAAGCCCTGAAACAGGCCGGCCACACCGGACCGGCCGCCGCGGTGGAAGGTATGGGCCGTCAGCCAGAGGACACCCGGGGGTCGGTGGCTGCCAGTGCACAGCGCATGGCTTCCGCACTGGTCCACGATGAGCTGCTGGCCTGGACCACTCCGACCCCTGGGGTGCCGGTATTCAATCCGCACCGCTTCGTCACGAGCAAGGACACTCTGATTCTGCTCACCCAGGATGCTGCCGGGTCTGGGGCGGCGTTCGTCTCGACCCTGGTCTACGCGGTGGTTACCGCCGCCCAGCACGCCGCCCGGCGTGCTGGAGGCAGGTTGCCGGTGCCGCTGGTGGCTGACCTCGATGAGGTCGGCAACGTGGTGAAACTCAAGCAGCTGCCCGAGTGGTACTCCTTCTTCGGGTCGATGGGCATTGTCGTCTCGGCCTACTTCCAGACCAAGGGCCAGGGCGTGGACATGCTGCAACGCACCGGGTGGGACACCCTGTGGTCGGCGGCCGCGGTGAAGGTCTACGGCGGTGGCTCCGATGACGCGGAGTTCCTGGAGTCGTTGCGCAAACTGATCGGCACCTATGACGCGAAGGTGCGCAGCACCTCCACCTCCCGCGGGGTGGCCTCCCGGTCGGTGCAGACCGTCCAGCGCGACATCATGCCAGTCTCCAAGCTCTCGGAGCTGCCGGCCGGGCACGCCTGGGTGAAGACCTCCACCGGCGGCGGCACGATCGTGCGCACCGTGCGGTGGTTTGAGGACAAGGACCTGAAAGCCCGGATCACACCGGTGCTAGAGCGGATCACAGAAGGACAGCGGCGATGACCGATCAAGTAGCAGAGACGGCCGAGAACAAGCCCACGCTGGAGGATTTCATCGAGTGGGTCCAGGCCACGATGGCCGATGTGGAGTCCGTAGACCGCTCCGCCAACATGCACTGGTGCTCCCAGTGGTGGGCCCACCCCGAGGCCGTGAAGCGGTTGCGCGCCCTCCACGAGGAGTGGCTAATCCGCCTGGCCGATGGGGGCATGTCCTCGTGGTGGGTTGATCACTTCGATGCTCACGCCAAGGTGCTGTTCTCCCGGAACGGCCCCTTTGGAGAGTGCGGGGTCTCCCACACCGAACGCGGAATGCGCCGGACGCTGGCCTGCGAGCAACCCCCTAGCGAGTGGTCGTGGTGACCACATAGACCGGGGGCAGGCCGCCGTCTCTTCCCAGTAGGCGGCCTGCCCCCCTCCGGAGGGACAGGCACTCGTGCGCTGTCCCACAGTGGCCGGGGTCCCTCCTTCCCAGGGACCCCGGCCACTGCCATGCCCAGACAAGGGCAGCCGCACATTTCCTCGGCCCTGGCGGGCCTCCGAAGTGATTGCCCAAGGGTGGTGTGGTTGCTTAGACCTGGTCTGGGAGCCGGTGTCAGCTATGCTCCCGGCCGGTTGCTGCTGGGTTCAGTAGCCTGACGAGATGGACTTCCTTGCGATTCCCACGCTGCGCGGTGATCTGGCTTCCCTCGAACCACTGGCCCCGGAGCACGCCGAGGAGCTGGCGGAGGCGGTAGCCGAGGAGGATCTCTACAAGATCTGGTACACCCGCCTGCCCACACCGGACCGGATGAGCGCGGAGATCGAGAAGCGGCTGGCCGGCCACGCCGCCGGTCAGATCGTGCCGTGGACCATCCGGGCCGCGGACGGTCGCGCCGTGGGGATGACGACGTTCCTGAACATCCGTCCCGACCACCGGCGGCTGGAGATCGGCTCCACCTGGATCGCCCCGTCCGCCCAGGGCACCGGGGTCAACACGCAGGTGAAGCTGCTGCAGCTCGCTCACGCCTTCGAGGCTCTGGACTGCATCGCCGTGGAGTTCCGCACGCACTGGCACAACCACCGCTCCCGTGCGGCCATCGCGGCCCTGGGCGCGAAGCAGGACGGGGTGCTGCGCAACCACGACCTGTGGCGTGACGGGTCCATGCGTGATGTGGTGGTGTTCTCCATCATCGACTCCGAGTGGCCCACCGTGCGGCTGTCGCTGACGGAGAAGCTACGCACCCGCAATCGAGTCTCGACGGCCTCCAGCACCCGATGAGAACACGTCCCTGATGCGCTGGGGTGTCCCAGGGCTCATGCTCATGCGGTGGTGCGGGCGCGGCGTCGTAAGTTGATCAGCGTGATTGCCAGCAACAACAGCGGCCGCAGAGTGGTCTCGGTGCGGTCGTAGCCGATGCCGAGACGCTTGAAGCGCGGCACCCAGGAGATGGTTCGCTAGGACCTTTCTTCGTGGGCCTGCGATAAGGGGTGGCTTGTGATGCAGGCCCTCCTGTGTCGCTCGGTTCAAAATGGTGAGAGCGAAGGGAGACGACCATTGGTCCTTGCTGAGATTGTGCGTGTCGAGCTGGTAGACCCGTGGTGGCAGCAACTGCTTCCCCTCGCGGCTTTGGGGATTTCGTTATTTAGCGTCGTGCTGACCATGGTGTTCCGCTACGGCGAACGAGTGCGAGTCCGAGTAACAGCGCACAAGATCGTTCCTCACCAGTCCCGACGTTCCGGTGACCTCAGAGTGTCAGTGCGAAATCTCAGCCGCGGGATCAGTACCAGCGCGACGGGCGTCACCATGCTCGTGGAAAGTCGTATCGAGGGGAGGAAGGACGTGCAACGCATACCCACAGGAGCGGAGAACCAGCCTCCCCGCCTTTTATCCCCGGGTGAACAGGTCGACGTTTCCTTTGGTTGGACCGGTGTACTCCACGCACTACGCGAACACGATCGAGTCGTAGAGTCGATTCGCTTTGAAGTGAACACAACGCATGGTCCTCGTACGAGCAAGCATGATCGCCAGCTCATGCGAGATCTCTATGCCGACCTAGATCCGGTCCTCACGCCGGGTAGATGACTTGCAGTTAAAACTGGTCTAGAGGCTACGTCCGCCGTCACGGCGGGCGGTGTCGGCAGCTCGTCGGGCCGCTGCGGCCTTACTTTCCTGACGGCGAGCCTCTTGCTCGGGGCGTCGAGTGGCCGCGTATCGCTTGGCGAGCTCCGCTTGCTTCTGCTCTATCCCGGAGGTGTGCTGGCGGCGGTTGGAGTCGTTCTGGGCGTTCTGGGCGTTCTCGGACACGGCGGGTTCCTTCGGCTGAGTGGCCGGCGTGGGGGACGCCGGCGCATGGGGGGCAGCTGCATCGGTGGTCGAGGTGGCCTGTTGGGTTTGGGCCCGGTGCTGGGCCACTACGTGAGCGATCAGCTCCTCCCTGGTCAGCACCTTCCGGGGTTCCTCGGCTACCGGGGCCGTGGCAGCCTCGGTGACGGCCGCCTCCCGGGCCTGCGGGGCCGGCAACGGATCGGCGGCCTGCGCACGGGTGGCGCGCAGCGCCTCCACGGCCTCCTGGGCTTCGGCCGGGGTGGTGCGCACCCGCTCGGCCACGTGCGCCTCATCGGCGGCCTGGCGGATCTGCTCAGGCGTCTGGGGTGCCGCGGTGGTGAGCGCGGAGTGCTTGTGCAGCGCGGTGGCGCGTGTCATGAGTGCGGCCGCCACCGGGTCCTGGTGGTGGGTCTGGGGGATCAGTGCGGTTTCGTGGGCGGGGATGTTGTACCGGTTGCGGTACGCCTCGACCTCGGCGGCGACTTGGTGCCACTCGGCGGCCTTGGCGGGTTTGGTCGGCACCGGCCCCAACGCCGCAGCCCACTCCGGGCGGGTCTCGGCCAGCTCGGCACCGCGCACCATGACGCGCTCCTCCATGCGGGTGCGCAGCCGCACCAGCTGCTCCCGATATTGGGCCGGCACCTGCGGGTCGGTGATCAGCGCGGTGGGGGCCAGGTCCTCGCTCACCCGGCGCCGGTCCGCCACGGGGACCGGTGCCGGGGTCCTAGCGGCCACCGCGCGCACCTGTTGCTCGGCGGCGATCGCCTCACCGATCGACACGCCCGTGTCAGCGCGGGGGCGCTCCCCACGGGCGATCTGCTCCACCGCCGTCTGCTCCAGGGACAGCCCCGCCCGGCGCTCTTGCTCGGCGCCCATCGTGCGGGCGGTCCAGTCCAGGTGCAGCGATGTAGTGGACTCCCACAGCTCCGGGGGCAGGGCCAGGTTCTCGGCCTCGGCACTGGCCTTCGCCGCAGCCAGATGGGCCGAGGGCACGAGCGCGTAGGGGTGGGCCGCCCACTGTGGGTCCTCGACTGTGGGCTGGGTCTGGGCGGCACGCGCACGCTCGGCCAGCCGCTCCAGGTGCTCGTCGGTGAGGTTGCCCAGGGGCCGGCGGTCGGTGTTGTCGATGATCCGTTGGGCGTCCTCGATCTGGTGCTCCAGCCGCCACGCGAGCACCGCAGCGGGGTCCTCGGCCCCGCCAAAGCCGCGCTGATTGACTGCCTTCGCAAGCAACGCGGCCGGGTCCATGCCCTGCTGCTGGACAGTGTGCAGGTGCGTGGCCACCGCGCCCCACGCCTCGGCGCTGGTGAAGTCCGCGGCCTTGTCCGAGCCCAGGACCTCCACGGCCATCGTGCGGGTCTTGGCCGCCCAAGCGGCGTCAGCGGTCTCCCGGTAAACCTCGCCCAACGTGGCGACGTCGCCGGCGCGCATGGCCTCGGCGGCTACCGTTTCGTGGGCGTTCAGGTTCCGGTCGTAGGCGCCGGCGATGCTCTCCAGCACCTCGTCCCGGCTCTGACCCTCGCTCAGGGCGACGTAGAGCTGGTTGGTTTCGCGTCCGCGGGTGGCGGCCACGTAGGCGGCGGCCCGGGCGGTGGCGGAGTCCACGATGGCGTGGGCGGTGTCCACGGTCGCGCCCTGGGCGCGGTGCACGGTGGCCGCGTATCCGAGCTGGCCATGCTTGGCCAGGTACTCGGCGTCCAGGGTGATCTTGCCGCCGTGGCCGGTGTGGCGCAGCGTGGCGGTGTCGGCCCCGATCTTCTCAACGGTCCACACGTCGTTGTTCTTCACGAAGTCGCGGCCGCCGTTGAGCTGCAAGGTCCGGTCGTTGCGGCGGGTCACCACGACGTCCCCGGTATGCGCCGTGAGACCGTCGCGCAGCACCACGGATTCGCCGCTGGCATCGAGGGCTCCGGTGGCGATCCGTGCCGCCTGAGCCCGGGCATTCAGATCATTCACGGTGGTGTTGTCGGTGGCGATCAGCAGGGACCGCTTGCCCGCTTCGGTGTCCGTGATCCAGGCCCGCAGGGCGGTGTCGGTCATGGCCTCGGCGTCCCCGGCGACCACCCGGCGGTTCTCCAGATACCAAGCCCACGGGACGTCGGCCCCGGCCGCCGGCGACTCGCGCAGCGCCAGCGACGCGGCAGCCTCCCCCTCGGTGCGGAAGCGATGGACAGCTTCCAGGCGAGTCGCTCCCACCTCGTTGTCCAGCAGGCGCAGCGCCCCGCCGGAGCCGATCGCCCCGAGCTGTCGGTCATCGCCAATGGCGCGCACCACGGCCCCGTGCCGGGCCGCCACACCCACGAGCTCGGCCAGCTTCGGGGTGGTCACCATACCCACCTCATCGACGATCACCACGTCCCCGGCGTGCAGCTGAGCAGCCCCCGTGCGCCCGGTGCGGTGGGCAATCAAGAAGGCGTCAATCGTCGTGGCCTGCGCCCCAATGTCATCCGACATGACGGCAGCAGCAGCAGCCGTGGGGGCCAAGCCGACAACGTTGCCGCCGGTCGCCCGAACAGCATCAGCGGCCAGGGCCAGGCTCGTGGTCTTACCGGCACCGGCCGGTCCAATACCCAAGGAGAGCAGCTTCTCATCCGTGGCGAAGGCACGGGCCAGGGCCACCTGCCCCTCGCTGAGCGGGCCGGCATGGGCGGCCAGCACCTCGTCAAAGGTCTGGGTGGACACGGCCGGGATGACGGTGCGCTGGGCAGCGGCGAGCACCTGGTGCTCGGTCTCCAAGACCTCGCGGGAGGTGTACACCTGGGCGTCGGAGCGCACGAACTGGCTGGTGCCATCGGCACGGGTGAACTCCGCAAGGTGCGGCACATCGGCCTGCGGGGTGACGGACAGGCTGTGTGTTGTGGTGGCTTCCTTGACGACTTCGGCCACCAGCTCATCGGGCACGGTGCGCCCGATCATGGTCTCTTTCAGGTGCCGGCGGGTCTGGGCCTGGACGTGGTTCACACTCCAGGTCGCCCGCTTTTGGGACAGCTCGTGCACCACCAGACGGGCGTGCTCGGCCACGTCGATCTGGGTGGCATCGGGGCCGGTCGGCATCCCGGTGGCGGCGGCCCGCACGTGGGTTAGCAGGTCGTCTCCGACCGGCATCTGCATCTGCTGCCCGTACTCCTGGCCCCACTGCTCGACCAGCTCGGACAGGCGTCGGGCGGACTTCTTCGCCGGTCTCGACTCCAGGGTGGCTTGCTGGGCCAGGGCGATCTTCTGCTTGGCGTTGGGGGCGTAGCCGTGGCGGTCGGTGAACTCCGCGTGCAGCCGATCAAGGGTCCCGGCAATGTCAGCCCGGCGGGAGGAGGCGTGGTGGATGGCGTCCAGGTCCACCCCGGCAATCTCATAGATCGGCTCGTTCCCACCGGCCATGCGCGGGACGGCAGCGACACCCAGGGACGCGGTGACCTTCTCCATCACCTTGGCGTTGTAGGTCTCCGAGGCGGCCACATTCGTCCGGTACAAGGTGCGCCCGTCCAGCGAGGACCACTTCCCATCCGCGCCCAAAACCTTGTTGGCGATCACCACGTGATCGTGCAGCTGAGGGTCCCCATTCCGGGAGTCGTAGTGACGGAACTGGGTGGCCACCAACCCGCCCTCGACGTCGATCTGCCGCACCCCGTTGCGCCCACGCCGGGTGTACGTCCCCTCCTGCTCCAGGAAGTTTAGGGTTTCCGCGATGGCCTCGTTGTGCGCCGTCTCGACCGCTTTGCGGGCCTCGTCGCCGCCCAGGGCCCAGAGCAAGGAGACGGACTTAGCGGGGGAGAACACCAGGTCATACCCGGCCACGGTCTGCTGCTTCGGGGTGGTCTGAGCCGTGATGAACCGGCCCAGCTCCTCCTTGTTCCGCACGTCGCGCCCGTGGGTCTCACGGAACAACTGGCCACCGACGCGACCGCGAATGGCTTGGCGTTCCTCGCGGGTTGGGGCCGTCCCGGTGGTGCGTTCGTGCCGGGCGATCTCCTCCTCCAGGCGCCGGGTCAGCTCCGTGTCAGCACTGGCATAGCGGTGGTACTTCTGCCCCAGGGCCACGTCGGCCTCGGTGCCGCCGGCGGCAAGGATACGGTCCGCGTCCGGGCGGATGCCCTCCCCGAACAGGGCCGCCATCTGCGCCTCGGTGACCTCCCCAGAAACCCCCAACAGGGCCTCTGAATGAGCGACCCACTGCCCCGGGGGCATGCCCTCGACGGTGTAGTAGTCGCCCAGCTCGCGGCCCTCCGCGCGCAGCTCATCAGCCGAGGCGACCTCGCTGGTGTAGTAGGCATAGCCGTCCCCAGCGCTGAGCTTGTGGACGGTCATCACAGAAGCAATCTATCGCGTTTTCATCCTCATTTATCAATGATGCATGAGGTGTGACGTTCTGATAGGGCGTGGAGGTTCGATGCGAGCTTGCGAGTCATCGGGTCGAAGCGACCCAGAATGTCCGTCACGAACGTGACGCGGTTGTGCCCACGAGATGGTGGGTGTGGACAGGGGATGCCAAGGGAGGACGAGGAACGAGGACGAACCGCAGAGCATCAGCTGTCCACACCCACCATCGATTGGGTGCAAGCGAAATCAGGTTGTCCACATGTGCTGTTCGTGTGGGCAACCTGCACGAGGTGTGCTGGGGGCTGTGGGTCCGGTGGAGAGACCGGAGGATGAATCTCGGAAGCGGTCCACAGCCCCCACCACAGCTCAGAGCACTGCCGCCGGTTAGGGGCCCTTTCTCGCACCGCCGGTTCGGCCGGCGGAACGGGTCGGTGTGGAGAAGTTGGTCTATAACCGTTAGGCCGGGGTTGGTGTTCAATGGGAGGGAATGGTGTTGCTGATGTGAAGGAGTGGTGATGGCGCAGCGTAAGAGTGCGACGAAGACCGAGGCGCGGGAGCGTGCCCGCCGGGCGGCCGCGGAGTCGATGGCGCGGGAGCAGCGGTTGTTGGAGCTGGGTGAGGAGTTCTTCGTCGCTCAGGGCGAGGCCGAGCAGATCATGGAGACGGCCGAGCAGCGTATTGCGGAGGTCCGAGCCAAAGCCGAGCAGGAAGCGGCTCAGGCTAAGGAAGCGCAGGCCAGTGTGGTGGTGCGCATGAAGGGTGAGCGGGTGGCGGTCTCCGATATCGCTCAGCGATTGGAGCTGTCAGCAGCCGCGGTGCGCGCCCTCTTGAAGGACAACGCGGGTGACGACTCTGCGACGCCGAAGGACGCCGGTTCCGCCGACGTGACGACTCCAGTCGACAGTGAGCTGGAGCGAGAGACCGTCGACGCTTAGACCCTGCCCGGTGACTCTTCAGGTCACTCTGCGGGCAGGACTGTCTCGCGAGTGGTCACCCACCGGTACTGAGTCGCCTGCAAGTCCTCATCAGCTGGGTCCCATGGACTCACGGTGAACCGTGCGCCCTGATCGTCGATCTCACCGTCCTGAGTGAACCGCAGGCCGCTAAGGATGCCCATGATGCACTCACCCGGGTGGCGCCGAGCGTGTTCGACTTCCCCGCTGGTCACGATCACGGACGCACCATTGGACTGCGTGCCTTTGGCCTCTAGGTAACGGATCTGTCCATTCTTCCGCGCGATGGCGTCGTAAGGGCCGTCGAAGCGAACGTCCTCGACCTCCCACCCACGATCGCGGTAGTAGGCCTCCAGGCGGGACTGGGCGGCGTCTTCCAGTGCCTTTCGCCGCTGAGGGTCCAGGACCCGCCTTTGTCCCCCGGAGTCGGGGTGCTTAGGCTCATCAGCCGCCAGAACCTCATCGAGTTCCGGTGTCGGATGGTAAGTCAGCGCAGCCCGGTTCCGAGGCCGCTCGATACACATGAGGACGTCGCGCACCGGATGGCCCTTTTGCAGCACATACCCCTGGAGAGCTCTACGTCGTTGGCCGTTCTGCTGGAACTCGGGACCGACGTCCTCGACCCCGGTGATGGCGGCCACCAACACGACTCTTCCTTGCCAGGAAAAGGTGGCGATCCGCTCGTCCTCGATACGGTCCCCGAACCGCCAGACTCCTCGGTTGTACTCCCAGACCTCTTCAAGGTGCGCATCAGAAGCCCAGCCCTGCCACGGCCGTCCCGCCCATGACTCCTT from Kocuria turfanensis carries:
- a CDS encoding protein NO VEIN domain-containing protein, whose translation is MAINFKLFDQKVLDPKESWAGRPWQGWASDAHLEEVWEYNRGVWRFGDRIEDERIATFSWQGRVVLVAAITGVEDVGPEFQQNGQRRRALQGYVLQKGHPVRDVLMCIERPRNRAALTYHPTPELDEVLAADEPKHPDSGGQRRVLDPQRRKALEDAAQSRLEAYYRDRGWEVEDVRFDGPYDAIARKNGQIRYLEAKGTQSNGASVIVTSGEVEHARRHPGECIMGILSGLRFTQDGEIDDQGARFTVSPWDPADEDLQATQYRWVTTRETVLPAE
- a CDS encoding type IV secretory system conjugative DNA transfer family protein, with translation MNTNDQNKSFIGILILFTAVMGAVGLVHLGNVLTPVTGDLPWNPFTLGIQLATGAVDWPMAATFLVGLEVVAGVAALMVWGTRSPSKTQEAARRMSPPGRINPAMAAARTTEAHRLHPDAQGIGPGLTIGLVGKNPVYQGWRECSAHVWGTGRGKTTSQVIRHATEAPGAFLMTTNKVDGVAEVLAARTTTGSTVWLFDPQRIWRDSARPAMIFNLLATVTDTVSAGEVASIFETASASGSAGGKGDPQFDSQGRDYLSWCLLGASKSGKTLSDVLAWVSSANFLEPAQALKQAGHTGPAAAVEGMGRQPEDTRGSVAASAQRMASALVHDELLAWTTPTPGVPVFNPHRFVTSKDTLILLTQDAAGSGAAFVSTLVYAVVTAAQHAARRAGGRLPVPLVADLDEVGNVVKLKQLPEWYSFFGSMGIVVSAYFQTKGQGVDMLQRTGWDTLWSAAAVKVYGGGSDDAEFLESLRKLIGTYDAKVRSTSTSRGVASRSVQTVQRDIMPVSKLSELPAGHAWVKTSTGGGTIVRTVRWFEDKDLKARITPVLERITEGQRR
- the mobF gene encoding MobF family relaxase; amino-acid sequence: MTVHKLSAGDGYAYYTSEVASADELRAEGRELGDYYTVEGMPPGQWVAHSEALLGVSGEVTEAQMAALFGEGIRPDADRILAAGGTEADVALGQKYHRYASADTELTRRLEEEIARHERTTGTAPTREERQAIRGRVGGQLFRETHGRDVRNKEELGRFITAQTTPKQQTVAGYDLVFSPAKSVSLLWALGGDEARKAVETAHNEAIAETLNFLEQEGTYTRRGRNGVRQIDVEGGLVATQFRHYDSRNGDPQLHDHVVIANKVLGADGKWSSLDGRTLYRTNVAASETYNAKVMEKVTASLGVAAVPRMAGGNEPIYEIAGVDLDAIHHASSRRADIAGTLDRLHAEFTDRHGYAPNAKQKIALAQQATLESRPAKKSARRLSELVEQWGQEYGQQMQMPVGDDLLTHVRAAATGMPTGPDATQIDVAEHARLVVHELSQKRATWSVNHVQAQTRRHLKETMIGRTVPDELVAEVVKEATTTHSLSVTPQADVPHLAEFTRADGTSQFVRSDAQVYTSREVLETEHQVLAAAQRTVIPAVSTQTFDEVLAAHAGPLSEGQVALARAFATDEKLLSLGIGPAGAGKTTSLALAADAVRATGGNVVGLAPTAAAAAVMSDDIGAQATTIDAFLIAHRTGRTGAAQLHAGDVVIVDEVGMVTTPKLAELVGVAARHGAVVRAIGDDRQLGAIGSGGALRLLDNEVGATRLEAVHRFRTEGEAAASLALRESPAAGADVPWAWYLENRRVVAGDAEAMTDTALRAWITDTEAGKRSLLIATDNTTVNDLNARAQAARIATGALDASGESVVLRDGLTAHTGDVVVTRRNDRTLQLNGGRDFVKNNDVWTVEKIGADTATLRHTGHGGKITLDAEYLAKHGQLGYAATVHRAQGATVDTAHAIVDSATARAAAYVAATRGRETNQLYVALSEGQSRDEVLESIAGAYDRNLNAHETVAAEAMRAGDVATLGEVYRETADAAWAAKTRTMAVEVLGSDKAADFTSAEAWGAVATHLHTVQQQGMDPAALLAKAVNQRGFGGAEDPAAVLAWRLEHQIEDAQRIIDNTDRRPLGNLTDEHLERLAERARAAQTQPTVEDPQWAAHPYALVPSAHLAAAKASAEAENLALPPELWESTTSLHLDWTARTMGAEQERRAGLSLEQTAVEQIARGERPRADTGVSIGEAIAAEQQVRAVAARTPAPVPVADRRRVSEDLAPTALITDPQVPAQYREQLVRLRTRMEERVMVRGAELAETRPEWAAALGPVPTKPAKAAEWHQVAAEVEAYRNRYNIPAHETALIPQTHHQDPVAAALMTRATALHKHSALTTAAPQTPEQIRQAADEAHVAERVRTTPAEAQEAVEALRATRAQAADPLPAPQAREAAVTEAATAPVAEEPRKVLTREELIAHVVAQHRAQTQQATSTTDAAAPHAPASPTPATQPKEPAVSENAQNAQNDSNRRQHTSGIEQKQAELAKRYAATRRPEQEARRQESKAAAARRAADTARRDGGRSL
- a CDS encoding DUF4913 domain-containing protein, whose amino-acid sequence is MTDQVAETAENKPTLEDFIEWVQATMADVESVDRSANMHWCSQWWAHPEAVKRLRALHEEWLIRLADGGMSSWWVDHFDAHAKVLFSRNGPFGECGVSHTERGMRRTLACEQPPSEWSW
- a CDS encoding GNAT family N-acetyltransferase, which codes for MDFLAIPTLRGDLASLEPLAPEHAEELAEAVAEEDLYKIWYTRLPTPDRMSAEIEKRLAGHAAGQIVPWTIRAADGRAVGMTTFLNIRPDHRRLEIGSTWIAPSAQGTGVNTQVKLLQLAHAFEALDCIAVEFRTHWHNHRSRAAIAALGAKQDGVLRNHDLWRDGSMRDVVVFSIIDSEWPTVRLSLTEKLRTRNRVSTASSTR